Proteins co-encoded in one Opitutus terrae PB90-1 genomic window:
- a CDS encoding glycosyhydrolase has product MPPLSNLRALCVLCVLCVIGPVPAVHGTEAAIQPGTPAPQPIFRDPIFDGAADPVVVWNPHVQRWWMFYTNRRANVSGLSGVAWVHGTKIGLAESADHGTTWRHIGDADIELPPETGGAEPTLWAPDVITAPDGTHHMFLTVVPGVFENWQHPRTIVHLTSTDLRTWRDPQPLALSSDRVIDACVFPLSRGGWRLWYNNERDRKSIYHADSPDLVTWTDRGKTSGVGERPGEGPYVFSWRGTHWMIVDLWKGLGVYRSDDLETWHAQSRDLLAAPGRGTDDGVNGGHACVVVNAQEDRAFCFYFTHPGRAGTIKPEDKDSLDLRRSSIQVVELRERDGVLSCDRDAPTFVALPTPSN; this is encoded by the coding sequence ATGCCTCCTCTCTCCAATCTCCGCGCACTCTGCGTTCTTTGTGTCCTCTGCGTTATTGGGCCTGTGCCGGCGGTGCACGGAACGGAAGCCGCGATCCAACCTGGAACACCCGCCCCCCAGCCCATCTTCCGCGATCCGATCTTCGACGGCGCCGCCGATCCGGTGGTTGTTTGGAATCCGCACGTGCAGCGCTGGTGGATGTTTTATACCAACCGTCGCGCGAATGTCTCCGGCCTTTCCGGCGTGGCGTGGGTGCACGGCACGAAGATCGGCCTCGCCGAATCCGCCGATCACGGCACGACGTGGCGTCATATCGGCGACGCCGACATCGAACTCCCGCCCGAAACCGGCGGCGCCGAGCCGACGCTCTGGGCGCCCGACGTCATCACCGCGCCCGACGGCACACATCACATGTTCCTCACCGTCGTGCCCGGTGTATTCGAAAACTGGCAGCACCCGCGCACGATCGTTCACCTCACCAGCACCGACCTCCGCACGTGGCGCGATCCGCAGCCGCTGGCGCTGTCCTCCGATCGCGTGATCGACGCCTGCGTCTTCCCGCTTTCGCGCGGCGGCTGGCGCCTGTGGTACAACAACGAGCGCGATCGCAAATCCATCTACCACGCCGACAGTCCCGACCTCGTCACCTGGACCGATCGAGGAAAAACCAGCGGCGTCGGCGAACGGCCCGGCGAGGGGCCCTATGTGTTTTCGTGGCGCGGCACGCACTGGATGATCGTCGATCTGTGGAAAGGGCTCGGCGTCTACCGCTCCGACGATCTGGAGACCTGGCACGCTCAATCCCGCGATCTCCTCGCCGCGCCCGGGCGCGGCACCGACGACGGCGTCAACGGTGGCCACGCCTGCGTCGTGGTGAACGCGCAGGAGGATCGCGCGTTCTGTTTCTATTTCACGCATCCCGGCCGCGCGGGCACGATCAAGCCCGAGGACAAGGACTCGCTCGACCTTCGCCGCAGCTCGATCCAGGTCGTGGAACTCCGCGAGCGCGACGGCGTGCTCTCCTGCGACCGCGACGCGCCGACGTTCGTCGCGTTGCCGACGCCGAGCAACTAG
- a CDS encoding VOC family protein, which produces MNSAAPALGYVILYVNDVSATLAFYEEAFGLTRRFYNNDAGKEYGEMETGAARLAFYSRALVEADPALKGAVIARADQPPQGFEIALLTADVPALFERAVKAGAVALAKPETKPWGQTVAWVRSKDGHVIELATPMP; this is translated from the coding sequence ATGAACTCCGCCGCTCCTGCACTCGGCTACGTGATTCTTTATGTGAACGACGTCTCCGCCACTCTGGCGTTTTACGAGGAGGCGTTCGGGCTCACCCGGCGTTTCTACAACAACGATGCCGGCAAGGAATACGGCGAGATGGAGACGGGTGCTGCGCGGTTGGCGTTCTACAGCCGGGCATTGGTCGAAGCAGATCCCGCGCTGAAAGGCGCCGTGATCGCGCGAGCCGACCAGCCACCGCAAGGATTCGAGATTGCGCTGCTCACCGCCGATGTGCCGGCGCTGTTTGAGCGCGCGGTGAAGGCTGGGGCGGTCGCGCTCGCGAAGCCGGAGACGAAGCCGTGGGGCCAGACGGTGGCGTGGGTGCGGTCGAAGGACGGCCACGTGATCGAGCTCGCCACGCCGATGCCGTAG
- a CDS encoding glycosyl hydrolase 115 family protein yields MIRASLPIRLALVLSALACIEQLSAQTALLTPSPRADDFILANQQGAAVFVLEPGTDPAVARAVDDLRADIERVSNVVPALRHELSPAARPALVLVAVAGKSSLLDRLAAEKKLDLRALVGAWESFVIAVVHTPFPGVERALVIAGSDRRGAIYGCYEVSAAIGVSPWHWWADVPVPKRSTLAIATGTHRFGPPSVKYRGVFLNDEDWGLQPWAAKTFEPETGDIGPKTYAKLFELLLRLKANTVWPAMHPTTRAFNHYPRNKEVADAYGIVMGSSHAEPMLRNNVDEWTAPKEDYNYVTNREGVLRYWEERVAENGRYEAIYTLGMRGIHDSNMVGPKTDAERIRTLERVFADQRALIARHVRPEVGRVIPNAPSPDAATDDGRRIRDNPPYLTRSDGTPQMFCAYKEVLDLYRQGLRVPDDVTIVWPDDNFGYIRNFATAAERGRSGGFGIYYHLSYLGRPLSYLWLSTTPPALVWEEMHKAYQHGADRIWIANVGDLKPAEIGTEFFLQMAWDIDRWSADNLATFLPEWTAREFGPQHASEIASILDEYYRLNFQRRPEHLQWWLPKQPRRASPLTDGEVQARLEAFARLRARVETLRTHMRPDQRDAFFQLVYYPVAGSALANQRFFEGERGNKDAARAADAGLVELTRVYNEQIAGGKWRGMMTLEPADKQWASMRIEAWTPPDSARAPVPDPPPGTFIAIEAGSFASHPSPTGVTWMRVPRLGRTREAVTVLPATVADIDLAAAEASAPRLEHAVNFPAAGEFTLQAYLLPTHPISGTALRFAVALDDAPPQLVTLEIGDGGPEWAQGVLNATRVARLRLAVPQAGEHALKIYGIQTGVVLDKVVIDLGGLTPSYLGP; encoded by the coding sequence ATGATTCGCGCCTCTCTCCCGATTCGGTTGGCGCTCGTGCTGAGCGCGCTGGCATGCATCGAGCAGCTCAGCGCGCAGACCGCGCTGCTCACTCCGTCACCCCGCGCTGACGACTTCATCCTGGCGAACCAACAGGGCGCCGCGGTGTTCGTGCTGGAGCCCGGCACGGATCCAGCGGTTGCGCGCGCGGTCGACGATCTGCGCGCCGACATCGAGCGAGTCAGCAATGTCGTGCCGGCGCTGCGACATGAGCTTTCTCCAGCTGCCCGCCCGGCCCTGGTGCTCGTCGCAGTGGCCGGGAAAAGCTCGCTGCTCGACCGGCTCGCCGCCGAGAAGAAGCTCGATCTGCGCGCACTTGTCGGCGCGTGGGAAAGCTTCGTGATCGCCGTCGTGCACACGCCGTTCCCCGGAGTCGAGCGCGCGCTCGTCATCGCCGGCAGCGACCGGCGCGGCGCGATCTACGGCTGTTACGAGGTCTCGGCGGCGATTGGCGTCTCGCCCTGGCATTGGTGGGCGGACGTGCCCGTGCCCAAGCGGAGCACACTCGCGATCGCCACGGGCACGCACCGGTTCGGCCCACCGTCGGTGAAATACCGCGGCGTCTTCCTCAACGACGAAGACTGGGGGCTGCAGCCGTGGGCCGCGAAGACCTTCGAGCCCGAGACCGGCGACATCGGCCCCAAAACCTACGCGAAACTTTTCGAGCTCTTGCTCCGGCTGAAGGCCAACACCGTCTGGCCGGCGATGCATCCGACCACGCGCGCGTTCAACCACTACCCGCGCAACAAGGAGGTCGCCGACGCCTACGGGATCGTCATGGGCTCGTCGCACGCCGAGCCGATGCTGCGCAACAACGTCGACGAGTGGACCGCGCCCAAGGAGGACTACAACTACGTGACGAATCGCGAAGGCGTTCTCCGCTACTGGGAGGAGCGGGTCGCGGAAAACGGGCGCTACGAAGCCATCTACACGCTCGGGATGCGCGGCATCCACGACTCTAACATGGTCGGGCCCAAGACCGACGCCGAACGGATTCGCACGCTCGAGCGGGTCTTCGCCGACCAGCGCGCGCTGATTGCGCGACATGTACGGCCCGAGGTGGGGCGCGTTATCCCTAACGCGCCGAGCCCGGACGCCGCAACCGACGATGGACGGCGGATTAGGGATAATCCGCCCTACCTCACGCGCTCCGACGGCACCCCCCAGATGTTCTGCGCCTACAAGGAAGTGCTCGATCTCTATCGCCAAGGGCTGCGCGTGCCCGACGATGTCACGATCGTCTGGCCCGACGACAACTTCGGCTACATCCGCAACTTCGCCACGGCAGCCGAGCGCGGCCGGTCGGGTGGCTTCGGCATTTACTATCATCTCTCCTACCTCGGCCGGCCGCTCTCGTATCTGTGGCTCAGCACGACGCCGCCGGCGCTCGTCTGGGAGGAGATGCACAAGGCCTACCAACACGGCGCCGATCGGATCTGGATCGCCAACGTCGGCGATCTGAAGCCGGCGGAGATCGGCACCGAGTTTTTTCTCCAAATGGCCTGGGACATCGACCGCTGGAGTGCGGACAATCTGGCGACGTTTCTCCCGGAGTGGACGGCGCGTGAGTTCGGCCCGCAGCACGCGAGCGAGATCGCTTCGATCCTCGACGAGTACTACCGGCTGAACTTCCAGCGCAGACCGGAGCATCTCCAGTGGTGGCTGCCGAAGCAGCCGCGGCGAGCGAGTCCACTGACGGACGGCGAAGTGCAGGCACGGCTCGAGGCCTTTGCCCGGCTCCGCGCGCGTGTCGAAACACTGCGCACGCACATGCGACCGGACCAGCGCGACGCGTTCTTCCAGCTCGTGTACTATCCGGTCGCGGGTTCGGCCCTCGCGAACCAACGCTTTTTCGAGGGCGAGCGCGGCAACAAGGACGCGGCGCGTGCGGCGGACGCCGGTTTGGTGGAGCTCACGCGCGTTTACAACGAACAGATCGCCGGTGGAAAATGGCGCGGCATGATGACGCTCGAGCCCGCGGACAAGCAGTGGGCATCGATGCGGATCGAGGCGTGGACGCCGCCTGACTCCGCCCGCGCGCCGGTTCCGGATCCGCCGCCAGGCACGTTCATCGCGATCGAGGCAGGCTCGTTCGCCTCACATCCATCGCCGACTGGCGTGACCTGGATGCGCGTTCCTAGACTCGGCCGCACGCGTGAAGCGGTCACCGTGCTGCCGGCCACCGTTGCCGACATTGACCTCGCTGCAGCCGAAGCCTCAGCGCCCCGGCTCGAACACGCGGTCAACTTTCCCGCCGCGGGAGAGTTCACGCTGCAAGCGTATTTGCTACCGACGCATCCGATCAGCGGCACCGCGCTGCGCTTCGCCGTCGCGCTCGACGACGCGCCACCTCAACTGGTCACGCTCGAGATCGGCGATGGCGGACCTGAATGGGCGCAAGGCGTGCTCAACGCCACGCGAGTCGCCCGCCTGCGACTCGCGGTGCCGCAGGCGGGCGAGCACGCGTTGAAAATTTACGGCATCCAAACCGGCGTGGTGCTCGACAAGGTCGTGATCGACCTCGGCGGGCTGACGCCGAGCTATCTCGGGCCGTGA
- a CDS encoding ABC transporter permease, whose protein sequence is MMFSELLQDVRFGARTLRKSPGFTTVALATLAVGIGANTAIFSFVHGVMLKPLPYADPERIVRVLEKPPGGERNGISTLNYLDWKNQNTVFEYMAAQTGGSVTLTGVDEPIQLRGLRVSADYFSIFGVSAALGRTFAAGEDQPGQDRVVVLSHAFWQAQFGGDQTLLGRTITLDGQSHTVIGILPESSAFDRGWPQIWRPLAFAPENHTRNFHWFGSMAKLKPGVTLQQARANLDAIAARIAQDFPDSNKGWGVTIDPIVETYVGKDLRHSIYLLFSAVGAVLLIGCANLANLMLVRGLARDREVALRAALGAGRWRLVRQFLTESILLAGAGGALGLGVGFATMVALKQVLPKYTLPPEANVTFDGGVLAFAVGLALATGIICGLIPALQATRTDLTTGLKQAGGGASASRVRHRMRTVLVVSEVALAFVLLTSAGLFLRSFAKLHEVDLGFDSKNVLTAQLPIPANRFETGDALNTYLRQIHDAVAALPGVEEVSFTSALPMRGWGYGMPFQRADRPLVDRANRNACFFKMVSPSYFEALGLKLRQGRTLNERDRKGTPPVTVITETMRRRYFGKEDPIGKRILIQEIAFGRTSLGSEIPWEVVGVVADEKVGSLSDKEGSPGVYVTLEQSATAYLSLVIRCAGDPALLHRPIRQAVNKINPDQSLPEMKTLEQIKTESLGGSRLSTILIGVFAGVALLLASIGIYGVISYSVAQRTREIGIRTALGADSGSILWLVLRHAMETVLLGMLIGTAGVFAVAQLMTTLLFGVGERDPLTLLGVGVILGSVALVACFLPARRAARLDPIVALREE, encoded by the coding sequence ATGATGTTCTCTGAACTCCTCCAGGATGTGCGGTTCGGCGCTCGCACGCTGCGTAAAAGCCCGGGATTCACCACCGTTGCCCTCGCGACCCTCGCGGTGGGGATCGGCGCGAACACCGCGATCTTCAGTTTCGTCCACGGCGTCATGCTGAAGCCGCTGCCGTATGCGGATCCGGAGCGGATTGTCCGCGTGCTCGAGAAACCGCCGGGCGGCGAACGGAACGGGATCTCCACACTCAACTACCTCGACTGGAAAAATCAGAACACGGTGTTCGAGTACATGGCCGCGCAGACCGGCGGGTCGGTCACGCTGACCGGCGTGGACGAGCCCATCCAGCTCCGCGGCCTGCGCGTGTCGGCTGACTACTTCAGCATTTTTGGCGTGAGTGCGGCACTGGGCCGGACCTTCGCCGCGGGCGAGGATCAGCCGGGGCAGGATCGGGTCGTCGTGCTCAGCCACGCGTTTTGGCAGGCCCAGTTTGGCGGCGATCAGACGCTCCTCGGCCGCACCATCACGCTCGACGGTCAATCCCACACGGTGATCGGCATCCTGCCGGAGTCCTCGGCCTTCGATCGTGGCTGGCCGCAAATCTGGCGGCCGCTGGCCTTCGCGCCGGAAAACCACACGCGAAACTTTCACTGGTTCGGCTCGATGGCGAAGCTGAAACCCGGCGTCACGCTGCAGCAGGCGCGTGCGAATCTGGACGCGATCGCCGCGCGCATCGCGCAGGATTTTCCCGATTCCAACAAAGGCTGGGGCGTCACGATCGATCCGATCGTCGAGACGTACGTGGGCAAGGATCTCAGGCACTCGATCTATCTGCTGTTTTCCGCGGTCGGCGCAGTGTTGCTCATCGGCTGTGCGAATCTCGCCAACCTCATGCTCGTGCGCGGGCTGGCCCGGGATCGCGAGGTCGCGCTGCGCGCCGCACTCGGCGCCGGTCGCTGGCGACTGGTCCGCCAATTCCTGACCGAGAGCATCCTGCTCGCCGGCGCCGGCGGCGCGCTCGGCCTGGGCGTAGGCTTCGCGACGATGGTCGCGCTCAAGCAGGTGCTGCCCAAATACACCCTTCCGCCGGAGGCCAACGTGACGTTTGATGGCGGCGTGCTGGCGTTCGCCGTCGGCCTCGCGCTGGCGACCGGGATCATCTGTGGCCTCATCCCGGCGCTGCAGGCGACGCGCACCGACCTCACCACCGGACTGAAACAGGCCGGCGGCGGCGCCAGCGCCAGTCGCGTTCGTCATCGCATGCGGACCGTGCTCGTAGTGAGCGAAGTCGCGCTCGCGTTCGTCCTGTTGACGAGTGCCGGGCTGTTTCTGCGCAGCTTCGCCAAGCTGCACGAGGTCGACTTGGGGTTTGACTCCAAAAACGTGCTGACCGCCCAGCTGCCGATCCCCGCGAACCGGTTCGAGACGGGTGACGCCCTGAACACGTACCTGCGGCAGATTCATGACGCGGTGGCGGCATTACCCGGCGTGGAGGAAGTGTCGTTCACCTCCGCGCTGCCGATGCGCGGCTGGGGCTACGGCATGCCGTTTCAGCGCGCTGACCGGCCGCTCGTCGATCGCGCCAACCGCAACGCCTGTTTCTTCAAGATGGTCAGCCCCTCGTATTTCGAGGCACTCGGGCTGAAGCTGCGCCAGGGTCGCACCCTGAACGAGCGCGACCGCAAAGGCACCCCGCCCGTGACGGTGATCACCGAGACGATGCGGCGGCGTTACTTCGGCAAGGAGGATCCCATCGGCAAACGGATCCTGATCCAGGAAATCGCGTTCGGGCGCACCAGCCTGGGATCCGAAATTCCGTGGGAGGTGGTCGGCGTGGTCGCGGACGAGAAGGTCGGTTCGCTCAGTGACAAGGAAGGCTCGCCCGGGGTCTACGTCACGCTCGAGCAGAGCGCCACGGCTTATCTTTCGCTCGTGATACGCTGCGCCGGCGATCCCGCGCTGCTGCACCGGCCGATCCGGCAGGCCGTAAACAAGATCAATCCGGACCAATCGCTCCCCGAGATGAAAACGCTCGAGCAGATCAAGACCGAGTCGCTCGGCGGCAGCCGGCTGAGCACGATCTTGATCGGAGTGTTCGCCGGTGTGGCCTTGTTGCTCGCCTCGATCGGAATCTACGGGGTGATCTCGTATTCCGTCGCGCAGCGGACGCGCGAGATCGGCATTCGCACGGCACTCGGCGCGGATTCAGGGTCCATCCTGTGGCTCGTGCTCCGGCACGCGATGGAGACGGTCCTGCTCGGGATGCTGATCGGCACGGCCGGAGTATTCGCAGTCGCCCAATTGATGACGACGCTGCTGTTCGGCGTCGGCGAACGTGATCCGCTCACGCTGCTGGGAGTCGGCGTGATTCTCGGCAGCGTGGCCCTGGTTGCCTGCTTCCTGCCGGCCCGCCGCGCCGCGCGGCTCGATCCGATCGTCGCGCTGCGGGAAGAGTGA
- a CDS encoding S1C family serine protease: protein MDFAFTQVSDGPGDALLLDAYSQAVSGAAAAAHPAVVHIEVRGHDGPAGSGSGFFISPDGYLLTNSHLVHGARELTVFLADGRKLAADLIGDDPDTDLAALRVSADELTFLKFADSDAVRPGQIAIAIGSPMGFQQTVTAGIVSGLGRSLRGASGRSIDNIIQTDAALNPGNSGGPLVNTRGEVIGVNTAIIRPAQGICFAIASNTARWVLGWLIKEGRIRRSYIGVAGQNVPLLRKLMRHHRLEQSTGVLIAGLEPASPADRAGLHEGDILLALDGSATPTVDALHKLLTGDRVGERAIVTFLRGVELRRHAIIPLEMPARA, encoded by the coding sequence ATGGATTTCGCCTTCACGCAGGTTTCGGACGGGCCTGGCGACGCGCTCCTGCTCGATGCCTACTCGCAAGCTGTCTCCGGGGCCGCGGCCGCAGCGCATCCGGCGGTCGTGCACATCGAGGTGCGCGGCCACGACGGACCCGCTGGCTCAGGCTCGGGGTTTTTCATTTCGCCGGATGGTTACCTGCTGACGAACAGCCACTTGGTGCACGGTGCGCGCGAGCTGACCGTGTTCCTCGCGGACGGTCGCAAGCTCGCTGCCGACCTGATCGGCGATGATCCGGACACCGATCTCGCGGCGCTGCGTGTAAGCGCCGACGAACTCACGTTCCTGAAATTCGCCGACAGCGACGCCGTGCGGCCCGGCCAGATCGCCATCGCGATCGGCTCGCCGATGGGGTTCCAGCAAACCGTCACGGCGGGCATCGTGAGCGGTCTTGGACGTTCGCTGCGCGGCGCCTCGGGCCGATCGATCGATAATATCATTCAGACCGACGCGGCGCTGAATCCCGGCAACTCCGGCGGACCGTTGGTGAACACGCGGGGCGAGGTGATCGGCGTGAACACCGCCATCATCCGACCGGCGCAGGGCATCTGTTTCGCCATCGCCAGCAACACGGCGCGTTGGGTTCTAGGCTGGCTGATCAAGGAGGGACGAATTCGCCGCAGCTACATCGGGGTCGCGGGGCAGAATGTGCCGCTGCTCCGCAAGCTCATGCGGCATCATCGGCTGGAACAATCGACCGGCGTGCTGATCGCCGGGCTCGAGCCGGCCAGCCCCGCGGATCGGGCCGGATTGCACGAGGGCGACATCCTGCTGGCGCTCGACGGCTCGGCGACGCCGACGGTCGACGCGCTGCACAAGCTGCTCACGGGCGATCGCGTGGGCGAACGCGCGATCGTCACGTTCCTGCGCGGAGTCGAGCTGCGCCGGCACGCGATCATACCGTTGGAGATGCCCGCGCGCGCCTGA
- a CDS encoding cupin domain-containing protein, which produces MNLSALPWQEVKSPTGKFHSFFCNVSLALGGKPNTGTWGGGHPFDVQLRRIPPGASVCPYHGHLGQWELFVVRQGEATVRTPEGRFPVRTSEVFYHPPGCPHQLTNTGHDPLEVMIITDNPPLDSCFYPDSNKRSLRPPGLVFRAQEIHYFEGEDEVPPGAPPFRAAPSPVSVPIAPFAERRVHPDDLRWDEWGSPGGKFVAASKELSVALGAKRNTPTGLGGHPFELELQRLRPGQCGCPFHSHAAEWELYVILGGEATVRANEETQTLRAGDVVLHPPGEAHQIRNASATEDLLFHVLADNAPVEYWYYPDTKKWGLRSPRKFFHLQEVDYWAGEE; this is translated from the coding sequence GTGAACCTTTCCGCCCTGCCCTGGCAGGAGGTCAAGTCGCCGACGGGCAAGTTTCACTCGTTCTTCTGCAACGTCTCACTGGCGCTCGGCGGCAAGCCGAACACGGGCACGTGGGGCGGCGGGCACCCTTTCGATGTGCAGCTCCGGCGGATTCCGCCGGGCGCGTCGGTGTGTCCGTATCACGGACATCTTGGCCAGTGGGAGCTATTTGTCGTGCGCCAGGGCGAGGCGACGGTGCGCACCCCGGAGGGTCGGTTTCCGGTGCGGACAAGCGAGGTATTCTACCATCCACCGGGCTGTCCGCACCAGCTCACCAACACCGGTCACGACCCACTCGAGGTGATGATCATCACCGACAATCCGCCGCTCGACAGCTGCTTTTATCCCGACTCGAACAAGCGCAGCCTCCGGCCGCCGGGGCTCGTGTTCCGGGCGCAGGAAATCCACTACTTCGAGGGCGAGGATGAAGTGCCCCCGGGCGCGCCGCCGTTCCGGGCTGCGCCGTCGCCGGTGAGCGTACCGATCGCGCCGTTCGCGGAACGGCGCGTGCACCCCGACGACTTGCGGTGGGACGAGTGGGGCTCGCCAGGCGGAAAGTTCGTCGCGGCTTCGAAGGAGCTGTCGGTCGCGCTCGGCGCGAAGCGCAACACGCCGACGGGGCTCGGTGGGCATCCGTTCGAGCTCGAGTTACAGCGGCTGCGGCCGGGGCAGTGCGGATGTCCGTTCCATAGTCACGCGGCCGAATGGGAACTCTACGTCATCCTCGGCGGCGAGGCGACCGTGCGGGCCAACGAGGAGACGCAGACGCTGCGCGCGGGGGACGTGGTCCTGCATCCGCCGGGCGAGGCACATCAGATCAGGAACGCGTCCGCGACGGAGGACCTGCTGTTCCACGTCCTCGCGGACAACGCGCCGGTGGAGTATTGGTATTATCCGGATACGAAAAAGTGGGGTCTGCGCTCGCCGCGAAAGTTCTTCCACCTGCAGGAGGTCGACTACTGGGCGGGCGAGGAGTGA